One window from the genome of Xylanivirga thermophila encodes:
- a CDS encoding histidine phosphatase family protein, with protein sequence MRLYIIRHADPDYEHNTITPAGHLEAKALAKRLKKEGINKIYSSPMGRALDTMKYTKELIGLDYNIEEWTEEIWDRLKMDDTPWGTIAAWDIPGEVIRKDGIVPSYDMWTNIPYLKEKDNEIEDTLKMISENSDEFLRRQGYVRKGGKYACYKPNRDRVAVFCHGGFGLTWIGHLLSIPLPLIWSGFWLPPSSVTTILFDERSKEWAVPRCIGLGDVSHLYEAGLPVRPRGILENFD encoded by the coding sequence ATGAGACTATATATAATTCGTCATGCAGATCCAGATTATGAACATAATACCATTACTCCCGCCGGCCACTTAGAGGCCAAGGCCCTTGCAAAGCGACTTAAAAAAGAAGGTATAAACAAGATATATTCATCCCCCATGGGGCGGGCCCTTGATACTATGAAATATACCAAGGAGCTTATTGGTCTTGATTACAATATCGAAGAATGGACTGAAGAGATATGGGATAGGCTTAAGATGGATGATACACCATGGGGTACAATAGCAGCATGGGATATTCCAGGTGAAGTCATTCGAAAGGATGGCATTGTTCCATCATACGATATGTGGACTAACATTCCATATCTGAAGGAAAAGGATAATGAAATTGAAGATACTTTGAAAATGATAAGTGAAAATTCAGATGAGTTTTTACGAAGACAGGGATATGTACGCAAGGGTGGCAAATATGCCTGTTATAAACCGAATAGGGACAGGGTTGCAGTGTTTTGCCATGGAGGTTTTGGACTGACCTGGATAGGACATTTACTAAGCATACCATTGCCCCTCATATGGTCAGGATTCTGGCTCCCGCCAAGTTCCGTTACTACCATATTATTCGATGAGCGCTCCAAAGAATGGGCAGTTCCCCGATGTATCGGGCTAGGGGATGTTTCCCATCTATATGAAGCAGGATTGCCCGTAAGGCCAAGGGGTATACTGGAGAACTTTGATTGA